From one Salvelinus sp. IW2-2015 linkage group LG11, ASM291031v2, whole genome shotgun sequence genomic stretch:
- the zmynd10 gene encoding zinc finger MYND domain-containing protein 10 translates to METSVIFPGEAEGYVQNLETFSLRDIGSPRWFRQHEYIEKLNMQAILNASATQDEFVKELLVSLGKIPTLVHEMILVELWKQKVFPIFCQLQDFNPKSTFPLYMVIHHEATIINLLETIMFHKDSCEAADDSVLDLVDYCHRKLTLLASRASRDDTPTQDRLSHTESGDSSSIQDLQGQNAALEFEISLKALSVLRYITDHTDSISVINRMLCTHNLPCVLVQLVQHSPWSRYSAGAMEKYMNGKWQKVPSEDRLKMTKLDGQVWIALYNLVLKEDCQRKYDFNNFNKNQLLKLRGFLTEVLIDQLPNLVELQRFLSHLTVTDPAPPKKDLILEQIPEMWNNIMRDNTGKWKAIAKYQVKETFNPSEKDLRQQALRLAQTYNLDVMESLIPEKPKCGACGAEASKRCSRCQREWYCQRXCQVKHWSKHKVACQLMAEGTETLQKDLAVTPTEREADITDILD, encoded by the exons ATGGAAACCTCTGTTATTTTTCCCGGAGAGGCAGAAGGATATGTCCAAAATCTGGAAACATTCTCACTCAGGGACATTGGCTCTCCAAG GTGGTTCAGACAACATGAGTACATAGAGAAACTCAACATGCAGGCGATATTGAACGCTTCAGCCACTCAGGACGAGTTCGTCAAGGAGCTCCTTGTGTCACTGGGAAAG ATTCCCACCCTGGTCCATGAGATGATTCTAGTAGAGCTTTGGAAACAGAAGGTGTTTCCTATTTTCTGTCAACTCCAAGACTTCAATCCGAAGAGTACATTTCCTCTGTACATGGTG ATTCACCATGAGGCTACAATCATCAACCTGCTTGAGACAATTATGTTTCACAAG GACTCCTGTGAGGCAGCAGACGACTCAGTCCTGGACCTGGTGGACTACTGCCACCGCAAACTAACCCTTCTGGCCAGCAGAGCATCCAGGGATGACACCCCAACCCAAGACCGACTCAGTCACACAGAGAGTGGAGACTCATCCTCTATACAG GATTTGCAGGGTCAGAATGCAGCATTAGAGTTTGAAATTTCCCTCAAGGCTCTGTCTGTCCTGCGCTACATCACTGACCATACTGACAG tatcAGTGTGATCAATAGGATGCTGTGCACCCATAACCTGCCCTGCGTGCTGGTACAGCTGGTACAGCACAGTCCCTGGAGTCGCTATTCTGCAG GTGCGATGGAGAAGTACATGAATGGAAAATGGCAGAAAGTTCCATCTGAAGACCGTCTAAAGATGACTAAATTGGACGGCCAAGTCTGGATTGCTCTGTACAACCTGGTGCTGAAGGAAGACTGCCAAAGGAAATATGACTTCAATAACTTCAACAAGAACCAGCTCTTAAAG TTACGAGGTTTCCTGACGGAGGTGTTAATTGACCAGCTGCCCAACCTGGTGGAGCTCCAGCGCTTCCTCAGTCACCTCACTGTCACAGACCCTGCCCCTCCAAAGAAAGACCTCATCTTGGAACag ATTCCAGAGATGTGGAACAACATTATGCGGGACAATACGGGGAAGTGGAAGGCCATTGCCAAGTACCAAGTGAAGGAAACGTTCAACCCCTCGGAGAAGGACCTGAGACAGCAAGCACTCAG ACTGGCCCAGACCTATAACCTGGATGTGATGGAGAGTTTGATCCCTGAGAAGCCCAAGTGTGGAGCCTGTGGGGCCGAGGCTTCTAAGAGATGCTCCCgctgccagagagaatggtacTGCCAGAG GGRATGCCAGGTGAAGCATTGGTCCAAACACAAGGTTGCCTGCCAGCTGATGGCTGAAGGCACAGAGACGCTCCAGAAGGACCTGGCCGTAacgcctacagagagagaggcagacataaCTGACATATTGGACTGa